Proteins co-encoded in one Prescottella sp. R16 genomic window:
- a CDS encoding lipase maturation factor family protein, with translation MDWFDAGDYTLSRLLFTEGLAVIYLCAFVAAARQFRPLLGDGGMLPIRRFLAGSRWQRSPSLFHLHYSDRFYAGVCWVGAGLSVAAVLGALQRLPLPLCMLGWLLLWGLYLSIVNVGQLWYSFGWESLLLEVGLLAVFVGNADTAPPLLTLLLLRWLLFRLEFGAGLIKLRGDACWRDFTCLDYHHETQPMPGPLSWYFHHLPRPLHRVEVAGNHVTQLIVPFFLFAPQPVAGGAAAIMIVTQLWLVASGNFAWLNWLAIVIGLSVLPDGFWAAVLPMPVPATGPAPLWFVVVVAAATVAVAALSYRPARNLFSHGQKMNASFDPWHLVNTYGAFGHVTRVRREIVVEGTSDDDPSDDSVWRAYEFRGKPGDVRYRPRQFAPYHLRLDWLMWFAAIDPGYATPWFGGFLARLLTGDRDTLNLLRHNPFPDRPPAWVRAREFRYRYSTRAERRRTGAWWVRTYQGDFVPATALRRAG, from the coding sequence GTGGACTGGTTCGACGCCGGCGACTACACGCTGTCACGGCTGCTCTTCACGGAGGGCCTGGCCGTGATCTACCTGTGCGCGTTCGTGGCGGCGGCCCGCCAGTTCCGGCCGCTGCTCGGCGACGGCGGGATGCTGCCGATCCGGCGATTCCTGGCCGGGAGCCGGTGGCAGCGCTCCCCCAGCCTGTTCCATCTGCACTATTCGGACCGGTTCTACGCCGGTGTCTGCTGGGTCGGGGCCGGGCTGTCGGTGGCGGCCGTGCTCGGTGCGCTGCAACGACTGCCGCTGCCGCTGTGCATGCTCGGCTGGCTGCTGTTGTGGGGGCTGTATCTGTCGATCGTCAACGTCGGGCAGCTGTGGTACTCGTTCGGGTGGGAGTCGCTGCTGCTCGAGGTGGGGCTGCTGGCGGTGTTCGTGGGGAACGCCGACACCGCGCCGCCCCTGCTCACCCTGCTGTTGCTGCGGTGGCTGCTGTTCCGGCTCGAGTTCGGGGCGGGCCTGATCAAACTGCGCGGCGACGCATGCTGGCGGGACTTCACCTGCCTGGACTACCACCACGAAACCCAGCCCATGCCGGGCCCGCTGAGCTGGTATTTCCACCATCTGCCGCGGCCGCTGCACCGGGTCGAGGTGGCCGGTAACCACGTCACCCAGTTGATCGTGCCGTTCTTCCTGTTCGCGCCGCAGCCGGTGGCGGGCGGCGCGGCCGCGATCATGATCGTCACCCAGTTGTGGCTGGTGGCGTCCGGCAATTTCGCGTGGCTGAACTGGCTGGCGATCGTCATCGGACTGTCGGTGCTGCCGGACGGCTTCTGGGCGGCGGTACTGCCGATGCCGGTACCCGCAACGGGGCCGGCGCCGCTCTGGTTCGTCGTGGTGGTCGCCGCGGCCACGGTCGCGGTGGCGGCACTCAGCTACCGGCCGGCCCGGAACCTGTTCTCCCACGGGCAGAAGATGAACGCGTCGTTCGATCCGTGGCACCTGGTGAACACGTACGGCGCGTTCGGGCACGTCACCCGTGTCCGGCGGGAGATCGTCGTCGAGGGCACCTCCGACGACGATCCGTCCGACGACAGTGTGTGGCGCGCCTACGAGTTCCGCGGCAAACCCGGCGACGTCCGGTACCGGCCCCGCCAGTTCGCGCCCTACCATCTGCGGCTCGACTGGCTCATGTGGTTCGCCGCCATCGACCCCGGTTATGCGACGCCGTGGTTCGGCGGCTTCCTCGCCCGGCTCCTCACCGGCGACCGCGACACCCTGAACCTGTTGCGGCACAATCCGTTCCCCGACCGTCCGCCCGCATGGGTGCGGGCCCGGGAGTTCCGCTACCGGTACAGCACCCGCGCCGAACGGAGACGGACCGGTGCCTGGTGGGTGCGGACCTACCAGGGCGACTTCGTGCCGGCGACGGCGCTGCGGCGGGCGGGGTGA
- a CDS encoding YchJ family protein → MSLRITLADDARCPCQSGDTYGNCCGRYHSGAATAPTAEALMRSRYAAFARGDADYLRRTWHPSTRPDTLDLDPEQHWLRLDVLATTGGGPFDTTGTVDFEAFYRYGRVRESLREHSRFVRENGQWLYVDALA, encoded by the coding sequence ATGAGCCTCCGCATCACCCTCGCCGACGACGCCCGCTGCCCCTGCCAGTCCGGGGACACCTACGGCAACTGCTGCGGCCGCTACCACTCCGGGGCCGCGACCGCACCGACCGCGGAAGCATTGATGCGGTCCCGGTATGCGGCGTTCGCCCGCGGCGACGCCGACTACCTGCGCCGCACCTGGCATCCGAGCACCCGCCCGGACACCCTCGACCTGGACCCCGAGCAGCACTGGCTGCGCCTCGACGTCCTCGCCACCACCGGCGGCGGGCCGTTCGACACCACCGGCACCGTCGACTTCGAGGCGTTCTACCGGTACGGGCGGGTCCGCGAGTCGCTGCGCGAACACAGCCGGTTCGTCCGCGAGAACGGGCAGTGGCTGTACGTCGACGCGTTGGCCTGA
- a CDS encoding TetR/AcrR family transcriptional regulator, which produces MTSLRPRARLLASTVAAVQEVGVHAAGLTDLLHRADASRNSLYQHFPQGKAQLVETATRIVTRIVHSHLSVMADALSSAPDIEQWLDELFAFWRDPLESSEYRKGSFMLAAALDELDPAVQAAAGQAFAEWTSRLTDGFVGAGLEHTTAQSTAGLLLSVIEGAIVQARALKSSTPFDNVRDQMTVLLKYHLTPRRHGAES; this is translated from the coding sequence ATGACCTCCTTACGACCACGTGCCCGACTCCTCGCCAGTACCGTCGCGGCGGTTCAGGAAGTCGGCGTGCACGCCGCCGGGCTGACCGATCTTCTCCACCGCGCCGACGCGTCCCGAAACTCGCTGTACCAGCACTTCCCGCAGGGCAAGGCTCAACTCGTCGAGACCGCCACCCGGATCGTGACCCGGATCGTGCACTCGCACCTGAGCGTCATGGCCGATGCCCTGTCGAGCGCGCCGGACATTGAGCAGTGGCTCGACGAGCTGTTCGCGTTCTGGCGCGACCCCCTCGAATCCAGCGAGTACCGAAAGGGCTCGTTCATGCTGGCCGCCGCCCTCGACGAACTCGACCCGGCCGTGCAAGCTGCCGCCGGTCAGGCGTTCGCAGAGTGGACGTCGCGGCTCACCGACGGGTTCGTCGGCGCCGGACTCGAGCACACCACCGCACAGTCCACGGCGGGACTGCTGCTGTCGGTGATCGAGGGCGCCATCGTGCAGGCCCGTGCGCTCAAGTCCAGCACCCCCTTCGACAACGTCCGCGACCAGATGACCGTGCTGCTGAAATACCACCTCACGCCTCGACGACACGGGGCCGAAAGCTAG
- a CDS encoding flotillin family protein has product MFGYRVPAPNEALLISGGHRGGDGSPFRVVTGQGAFVIPVLRKADILSLDLHEALIKETCVTTQGVELSVSAVVAFKVGNDKESIVNAAQRFLSSQKDAMSGTVGEIFAGHLRSIIGSMTVEEIIRQREVLASQVLDSSNVEMGRMGLIVDSMQIRSIDDCGSGYIDSLRAPHLAQVEREAKIAQAEADRAAAEAQQESRRRQAEYSRETAIKEAEIQAETDRAKAASAQAGPLAQAMAQREVLEAQSELAVQQAELREKQLQSEVVKPAEAKARETEILARAKAEEIRILAEAAASHDRVALEQTLIEQLPLIVEAAAKGLADSNLTILNGQDGVNDTISGMVGQGMAVFEALQKGILHGGKGGDRVGPHEIAG; this is encoded by the coding sequence ATGTTCGGATATCGAGTGCCCGCACCCAACGAGGCTCTGCTCATCTCCGGTGGGCACCGGGGCGGGGACGGCTCCCCGTTCCGGGTGGTCACCGGTCAGGGCGCGTTCGTGATCCCCGTCCTCCGCAAGGCTGACATCCTGTCGCTGGATCTGCACGAGGCGCTCATCAAGGAAACCTGTGTCACCACGCAGGGTGTGGAGCTGTCGGTCAGCGCGGTGGTCGCCTTCAAGGTGGGCAACGACAAGGAATCCATCGTCAACGCGGCGCAGCGTTTCCTGTCGTCGCAGAAGGACGCGATGTCCGGCACGGTCGGGGAGATCTTCGCCGGGCATCTGCGATCCATCATCGGTTCGATGACGGTGGAGGAGATCATCCGTCAGCGGGAGGTCCTCGCCTCACAGGTGTTGGACAGCTCCAACGTGGAGATGGGCCGGATGGGTCTGATCGTGGACTCGATGCAGATCCGCTCGATCGACGACTGCGGTTCCGGCTACATCGATTCGCTGCGTGCCCCGCATCTCGCGCAGGTGGAACGAGAAGCGAAGATCGCCCAGGCCGAAGCGGATCGGGCGGCCGCCGAAGCGCAGCAGGAGTCCCGCCGCCGCCAGGCGGAGTACTCGCGGGAAACGGCGATCAAGGAGGCGGAGATCCAGGCGGAGACCGATCGCGCGAAGGCGGCGTCCGCTCAGGCCGGACCGCTGGCGCAGGCCATGGCGCAGCGTGAGGTGCTCGAGGCGCAGTCGGAACTGGCCGTCCAGCAAGCGGAACTGCGGGAGAAGCAGCTGCAGAGCGAGGTCGTCAAACCGGCCGAGGCGAAAGCGCGGGAGACCGAGATCCTGGCCCGGGCGAAAGCCGAGGAGATCCGGATCCTCGCCGAGGCGGCCGCGTCCCACGACCGGGTCGCGTTGGAGCAGACCCTGATCGAGCAGTTGCCGCTCATCGTGGAGGCGGCCGCAAAGGGGCTGGCCGACTCGAACCTCACCATCCTCAACGGCCAGGACGGTGTCAACGACACCATCTCCGGCATGGTGGGGCAGGGTATGGCCGTGTTCGAGGCGCTGCAGAAGGGCATCCTGCACGGCGGCAAGGGCGGCGATCGGGTGGGACCCCACGAGATCGCCGGCTGA
- a CDS encoding metallopeptidase TldD-related protein, whose protein sequence is MIAAQELIERALACSTVDETMVLVTDASEASLRWAGNSMTTNGVATSRSWTVVSIVRDGDGARVGAVTSSRVDADAIEQVVRASEAAAAAAQPAADAMDPISGDGDRAADGWADGPATTGVSVFESLVPGLADGFDGADRLYGFAHHQLHSTWLGTSTGVRRRFTQPTGSIEINGKRGDASAWVGSASVDFTDVSVPGLLAELSRRLDWSARTVALPAGRYETLLPPSAVADLMIPLMWAMEGRGAQEGHTALSRAGGTRVGERLTDLPLTLFSDPHAAGLGYAPFVAATASSDTVSVFDNGMDAGRVDWIRDGVIDALAYPRAAAAEFGAPVAVPGDNLLLTGGTDAGLDDLIAGTERGLLLTCLWYIREVDPATALLTGLTRDGVYLVEDGQVTAAVNNFRFNESPLDLLRRTTEVGATEQTLPREWKDWFTRTAMPPMRIPDFHMSSVSEAQ, encoded by the coding sequence GTGATCGCGGCACAGGAGCTCATCGAGCGGGCGCTCGCCTGCTCCACCGTCGACGAGACGATGGTGCTGGTCACCGATGCGAGCGAGGCGTCGCTGCGGTGGGCCGGGAATTCGATGACCACCAACGGGGTCGCCACGTCCCGGTCCTGGACCGTCGTCTCGATCGTGCGGGACGGCGACGGTGCCCGGGTGGGGGCGGTGACATCGTCGCGGGTCGACGCCGACGCGATCGAGCAGGTGGTGCGGGCGTCGGAGGCAGCGGCCGCCGCCGCGCAGCCCGCCGCGGACGCGATGGACCCGATCTCCGGTGACGGCGACAGAGCCGCCGACGGCTGGGCGGACGGTCCCGCCACGACCGGGGTGTCGGTGTTCGAGTCGCTGGTGCCGGGGCTGGCCGACGGTTTCGACGGCGCGGACCGGCTCTACGGGTTCGCGCACCACCAGCTGCACTCCACGTGGCTGGGCACCTCGACGGGGGTGCGGCGCCGGTTCACGCAGCCCACCGGGTCGATCGAGATCAACGGCAAACGCGGTGACGCCAGCGCGTGGGTGGGGTCGGCGAGCGTCGACTTCACCGACGTGTCCGTGCCCGGCCTGCTGGCGGAGTTGTCGCGGCGACTGGACTGGTCGGCGCGCACCGTCGCGCTGCCGGCGGGCCGCTACGAGACGCTGCTGCCGCCGTCGGCGGTGGCGGATCTGATGATTCCGCTGATGTGGGCGATGGAGGGCCGCGGCGCGCAGGAAGGGCACACGGCCCTGTCCCGGGCGGGCGGCACCCGCGTCGGGGAACGACTGACGGACCTGCCGCTCACCCTGTTCTCCGATCCGCACGCCGCCGGGCTCGGGTATGCGCCGTTCGTGGCGGCGACGGCGTCGTCGGACACGGTCTCGGTGTTCGACAACGGTATGGACGCCGGCCGGGTCGACTGGATCCGCGACGGGGTGATCGACGCGCTGGCCTACCCGCGGGCGGCGGCCGCCGAATTCGGTGCGCCGGTCGCGGTGCCGGGCGACAACCTGCTGCTCACCGGCGGCACCGACGCCGGCCTCGACGACCTGATCGCCGGCACCGAACGCGGCCTGCTGCTGACGTGCCTGTGGTACATCCGGGAGGTCGATCCGGCGACCGCGCTGCTCACCGGGTTGACCCGCGACGGCGTCTATCTCGTCGAGGACGGGCAGGTCACCGCGGCGGTGAACAATTTCCGGTTCAACGAGTCCCCGCTGGATCTGCTGCGCCGCACCACCGAGGTGGGGGCCACCGAGCAGACGCTGCCCCGGGAATGGAAGGACTGGTTCACCCGCACCGCGATGCCGCCGATGCGGATCCCGGACTTCCATATGTCGAGTGTGAGCGAGGCGCAATGA
- a CDS encoding MerR family transcriptional regulator, protein MNDTAVPDGIGVSAVAAATGYSVQQIRDLEALGVLAAARRGSNGYRRFSPQHVRDLHTYRDLVDAVGPVAARRTLVDVRALPDDAAAALVCSLHSGLERERARTLAARAALDAIRTEVSTDAPAVAGDDMSVGELSDALGVRASTLRFWESAGLLTPERTTTATGSVRRYPLPVIRDARIVAALRAAGYPIPAVRTIVTDLRELGDLETSRAVLDARIVEIGRRMLALLRAGAVLAAIVAERSGSVAAAGDGWQDTRPHSL, encoded by the coding sequence ATGAACGACACGGCCGTTCCGGACGGTATCGGGGTGTCTGCCGTCGCCGCAGCCACCGGCTATTCGGTGCAGCAGATCCGCGACCTCGAGGCGCTCGGGGTTCTGGCCGCAGCCCGCCGCGGCAGCAACGGATACCGGAGATTCTCCCCACAACATGTTCGTGACCTGCACACATACCGGGACCTGGTGGATGCGGTGGGGCCGGTGGCGGCGCGGCGAACACTGGTCGACGTCCGGGCCCTGCCGGACGATGCCGCAGCGGCACTGGTGTGCTCGCTGCATTCCGGTCTCGAACGGGAACGGGCGAGGACCCTTGCCGCCCGGGCCGCACTGGACGCGATCCGAACCGAAGTCTCCACCGACGCCCCAGCCGTGGCGGGCGACGACATGTCCGTCGGGGAACTGTCCGACGCCCTCGGGGTGCGGGCGTCGACCCTCCGGTTCTGGGAGTCGGCCGGTCTGCTCACCCCCGAACGAACCACGACGGCCACCGGATCGGTGCGTCGCTACCCGCTACCGGTGATCCGCGACGCCCGGATCGTCGCAGCGCTGCGGGCCGCGGGCTACCCGATTCCCGCCGTGCGGACGATCGTCACCGACCTCCGCGAACTCGGGGACCTCGAAACGTCCCGGGCCGTCCTCGACGCTCGGATCGTCGAGATCGGCCGGCGAATGCTCGCCCTGTTGCGCGCCGGGGCCGTCCTCGCCGCGATCGTGGCGGAGCGATCCGGTTCGGTCGCCGCTGCCGGAGACGGGTGGCAGGACACGCGGCCACATTCATTGTGA
- a CDS encoding TldD/PmbA family protein: MIVTHGALPRAVPSDRPVDPEFTTLPLRLLADAALSVARAAGAEHADLRVHRLVTQSLRLRDGRVQSVSDGVELGFAVRVIVDGTWGFAAHAELTAERAAAVAAEAVAVARALRSLNRDRVVLADEPVYPDAAWVSQYTLDPFTVPAADKVDLLTDFSQHLLAADGVDHVTASCLQVKEQTFYADLAGSAITQQRVRLHPELEAVSVDAAAGTFETMRTLAPPVGRGWEYLTGTGWEWDTELAEIPPLLAEKIAAPSVVAGPTDLVIDPTNLWLTIHESVGHATEYDRAIGYEAAYAGTSFATPDLLGTLRYGSEHMHVTADRTEPHGLASVGFDDDAVAAQSWDLVRDGTLVGYQLDRVFAPRLGLDRSNGCSYADSAQHVPIQRMANVSLQPDLHTDTSTADLIGRVEDGIYVVGDKSWSIDMQRYNFQFTGQRFFRIRDGRLDGQLRDVAYQATTTDFWGSLDAVGGPSTWRLGGAFNCGKAQPGQVAAVSHGCPSALFRNVNVLNTRQEGTR, encoded by the coding sequence GTGATCGTCACCCACGGCGCGCTGCCGCGCGCAGTCCCGTCCGACCGTCCGGTGGACCCCGAGTTCACGACGCTGCCGTTGCGGTTGCTGGCCGACGCCGCCCTGTCGGTGGCGCGGGCCGCCGGCGCCGAGCACGCCGACCTGCGGGTGCACCGGCTGGTCACGCAGTCGCTGCGGCTGCGGGACGGCCGGGTCCAGTCCGTGTCCGACGGTGTGGAACTCGGGTTCGCGGTGCGGGTGATCGTCGACGGCACGTGGGGGTTCGCGGCGCACGCCGAACTCACCGCCGAGCGGGCGGCCGCGGTCGCGGCGGAGGCGGTCGCGGTGGCCCGCGCCCTGCGCAGCCTCAACCGGGACCGGGTCGTCCTCGCCGACGAACCGGTGTATCCGGATGCGGCGTGGGTGTCGCAGTACACGCTCGACCCGTTCACCGTCCCCGCCGCCGACAAGGTCGACCTGCTCACCGACTTCTCGCAGCACCTCCTGGCCGCGGACGGCGTCGACCATGTGACCGCGTCGTGCCTGCAGGTCAAGGAACAGACGTTCTACGCCGACCTCGCCGGCTCGGCGATCACCCAGCAGCGGGTGCGGCTGCATCCGGAACTCGAGGCGGTGTCCGTCGACGCCGCCGCCGGCACGTTCGAGACGATGCGCACCCTCGCCCCGCCGGTCGGCCGCGGCTGGGAATACCTCACCGGCACGGGCTGGGAGTGGGACACCGAACTCGCCGAGATCCCCCCGCTACTGGCGGAGAAGATCGCCGCCCCGAGCGTTGTCGCGGGCCCGACGGATCTGGTGATCGATCCGACGAACCTGTGGCTGACGATCCACGAATCCGTCGGCCACGCCACCGAATACGATCGCGCGATCGGCTACGAGGCAGCCTATGCGGGCACCTCGTTCGCCACCCCCGACCTGCTCGGCACCCTGCGCTACGGCAGCGAGCACATGCACGTCACCGCCGACCGCACCGAGCCGCACGGCCTCGCCTCCGTCGGATTCGACGACGACGCGGTCGCCGCCCAGTCCTGGGATCTGGTGCGCGACGGAACTCTGGTCGGCTACCAGCTGGACCGGGTGTTCGCGCCCCGTCTCGGACTGGACCGCTCCAACGGCTGCTCGTACGCCGACTCGGCGCAGCACGTGCCGATCCAGCGGATGGCGAACGTGTCGCTGCAACCCGACCTGCACACGGACACGTCCACCGCCGACCTGATCGGCCGTGTCGAGGACGGGATCTACGTCGTCGGCGACAAGTCCTGGTCGATCGACATGCAGCGCTACAACTTCCAGTTCACCGGGCAGCGTTTCTTCCGGATCCGCGACGGCCGCCTCGACGGGCAGCTCCGCGACGTCGCCTACCAGGCCACCACCACCGACTTCTGGGGGTCCCTCGACGCGGTCGGCGGTCCGTCGACGTGGCGGCTCGGCGGCGCCTTCAACTGCGGCAAGGCGCAGCCCGGGCAGGTCGCGGCGGTCAGCCACGGCTGCCCGTCCGCACTGTTCCGGAACGTGAACGTGCTCAACACCCGGCAGGAGGGGACGCGGTGA
- a CDS encoding DUF6194 family protein, producing the protein MSMEQILATVRGLDGVLELAPTVGSTFPEISWGDHFFYFAPDGVVPRHQPYATIVSKDYPGDDLSDLDRSGRRRLNIHVGRAAVDELASTDGVVDFAATDVVLPHPVYARQGWVSIVEPGPRTSGLAVDLLHGAHESARRRAGHRSGGH; encoded by the coding sequence ATGAGTATGGAACAGATCCTCGCCACCGTCCGGGGCCTCGACGGCGTTCTCGAGCTCGCGCCGACCGTCGGCAGCACCTTCCCGGAGATCTCGTGGGGTGACCACTTCTTCTACTTCGCCCCCGACGGCGTCGTGCCGCGGCACCAGCCGTACGCCACGATCGTGTCGAAGGACTATCCGGGCGACGACCTGTCGGACCTCGACCGGTCCGGGAGACGCCGACTCAACATTCACGTCGGGCGCGCCGCGGTCGACGAACTCGCCTCCACCGACGGCGTCGTGGACTTCGCGGCGACCGACGTGGTGCTCCCGCATCCGGTGTATGCCCGGCAGGGCTGGGTGTCGATCGTCGAACCGGGGCCGCGCACGTCCGGGCTCGCCGTCGACCTTCTGCACGGCGCCCACGAGTCGGCGCGGCGGCGCGCGGGACACCGGTCCGGCGGCCACTAG
- a CDS encoding beta-ketoacyl-ACP synthase III — translation MPATIATASPIAHTALLGLGVYRPRRVVPNAEIVDRIDSSDEWIRTRSGITARGWAEPDETIVSMSVAAARDALAAAGITAEQVDAVVLATSSQMVLGPSAGAVVATELGMQDTAAYDISAGCAGFCYALGNAASLVRAGQARHVLVIGVERLSDLLDPTDRTCAFIFADGAGAVVVGPGEAEGVGPVAWGSDGSQTSAIKQDKDFMQYFAEVAEKGAEADRPYIRMNGQAVFRWAVTFLEKACRAALDKAGVAAGDLDAFVPHQANSRITDALIRTLGLPDTVAVARDIAETGNTSAASIPMAMEQLLRSGGAQPGDTALLLGFGAGLAYAGQVVRLPAIVSG, via the coding sequence ATGCCCGCGACCATCGCCACCGCAAGTCCCATCGCCCACACGGCTCTGCTCGGTCTCGGCGTGTACCGGCCCCGCCGCGTCGTACCCAACGCGGAGATCGTCGACCGGATCGACTCGTCCGACGAGTGGATTCGCACCCGCTCCGGTATCACCGCCCGCGGCTGGGCCGAGCCGGACGAGACGATCGTCTCGATGAGCGTCGCGGCCGCTCGGGATGCGCTGGCCGCTGCCGGGATCACAGCCGAGCAGGTCGACGCTGTCGTGCTGGCGACGTCCTCGCAGATGGTGCTGGGGCCGTCGGCCGGCGCGGTCGTGGCCACCGAACTCGGCATGCAGGACACCGCCGCGTACGACATCTCCGCCGGCTGCGCGGGCTTCTGCTACGCGCTCGGCAACGCCGCAAGCCTCGTGCGTGCCGGCCAGGCACGGCACGTCCTGGTGATCGGCGTGGAACGCCTGTCGGACCTGCTCGATCCGACCGATCGGACCTGCGCGTTCATCTTCGCCGACGGCGCCGGCGCGGTCGTGGTGGGTCCCGGCGAGGCTGAGGGCGTCGGCCCCGTCGCGTGGGGCTCGGACGGCAGCCAGACCTCGGCGATCAAGCAGGACAAGGACTTCATGCAATACTTCGCCGAGGTCGCGGAGAAGGGTGCCGAGGCGGATCGGCCCTACATTCGGATGAACGGCCAGGCCGTGTTCCGGTGGGCCGTGACGTTCCTGGAGAAGGCGTGCCGCGCCGCCCTCGACAAGGCCGGAGTCGCGGCCGGCGACCTGGACGCCTTCGTGCCGCACCAGGCGAACAGCCGCATCACCGACGCCCTGATCCGGACCCTGGGACTGCCCGATACCGTTGCCGTCGCCCGCGACATCGCCGAGACCGGCAACACCAGCGCGGCGTCGATCCCGATGGCGATGGAACAGCTCCTGCGGTCCGGCGGCGCCCAGCCCGGCGACACCGCGCTGCTGCTCGGCTTCGGCGCC